In Lotus japonicus ecotype B-129 chromosome 5, LjGifu_v1.2, one genomic interval encodes:
- the LOC130716646 gene encoding non-specific lipid-transfer protein 1-like gives MKRVIAVFLTLLATLFLTMEPVQAFNCQEAKVSWLPCVGYLIGGGGPSTSCCNAIKSLKSSLGTKDDRLAACECFKDAISLFPSINEDLLASLPKRCAVEISIPISKNMKCNNIQYNGGINVIKGI, from the exons ATGAAGAGAGTGATTGCAGTCTTTCTAACCTTGCTAGCTACATTGTTCCTCACAATGGAGCCAGTGCAAGCCTTCAATTGCCAAGAAGCGAAAGTATCATGGCTTCCGTGTGTTGGATACCTCATTGGTGGTGGAGGCCCTTCAACTTCTTGTTGCAATGCTATTAAAAGTCTCAAATCATCATTAGGTACGAAAGACGATCGACTTGCTGCTTGTGAATGCTTTAAAGATGCAATAAGCCTATTCCCGAGCATAAATGAAGACTTGCTTGCCTCACTTCCCAAACGATGTGCTGTTGAGATAAGCATTCCCATAAGCAAGAACATGAAATGTAACAA CATTCAATACAATGGAGGAATCAATGTAATCAAAGGGATATAG
- the LOC130720563 gene encoding 40S ribosomal protein S23-like, with protein MGKTRGMGAARKLMSHRRRQRWADKSYKKSHLGNEWKKPFAGSSHAKGIVLEKIGIEAKQPNSAIRKCARVQLIKNGKKIAAFVPNDGCLNYIEENDEVLIAGFGRKGHAVGDIPGVRFKVVKVSGVSLLALFKEKKEKPRS; from the exons ATGGG GAAGACACGTGGAATGGGAGCTGCTCGCAAGCTGATGTCCCACcgcagaaggcaaaggtgggcTGACAAGTCATACAAGAAGTCCCATCTTGGAAATGAATGGAAGAAGCCTTTTGCTGGCTCATCTCATGCCAAGGGAATTGTCCTTGAAAAGAT TGGTATTGAGGCTAAGCAGCCCAACTCTGCTATTCGTAAGTGTGCCAGGGTTCAGCTCATCAAGAATGGGAAGAAGATTGCAGCATTTGTCCCCAATGATGGTTGCTTGAACTATATTGAAGAGAAC GATGAAGTCTTGATTGCTGGATTTGGACGAAAAGGTCATGCTGTTGGTGATATTCCTGGTGTCAGGTTCAAGGTTGTGAAGGTCTCTGGTGTGTCTCTTCTTGCCCTTTTCaaggagaagaaggaaaagCCAAGGTCTTAA